The region GAGAAATGCGTGAGCTCGCCGGGAAGCAGGCGCACCGTCACAAAACTGGAAACTGCGTTGTAGCTCCCGCCGGTGCCGAATATCTTGTACAGCCCGGGGTTGAGTATCCACGTGTTCACGCGCTCGCCGAGGTTGGGGTCCCTGCCGTAGGTCCGGCCGAACGGTTCGAATTCGTCAAGCCGCACCATTTCGTAGCTGCCGCGGAACGGGATGTTGCTTTCGCTGACCACGTCGACCTGGAGGCCGGCCCACGTGGGATAGAGCGGAAGGGTCTTGCCCTCCTCGATGACCACCCATTTGACAAGCCGCTGCTTGGTGGAGCCGCTGCCGAAATGCACGCTGTAGGTGCCGGGGATGAGGCAGAATTTTTTTCCGGGCTTGCCCGACTGCAGCACCTTTCCGTTGGAGTCGGCGATCTGGACATCGGGCTCGAGGGAGGGGTCCCCCATGCGGGGCACGAACACCGCGCCCTTGCCGATGGGAATGGAAGTCTCATCCTCGTCGACCTGCTGCGACACGGGGGGCGCGTCCCACGTCTTCACCGCCTCGGTATACCATTCCGGCGCGTAGGGTGACATCGTTGGCGCCCGCACCGAGGCGGTGTCGCGGCGCACGCTCGCGTTCATATCGCCGGTGATCTCATCGCCGGGGAGCGCGGGCGGCGGTTCCGCAAACGCAAGGGCGGCGTAGCATATGCCCGTGACGCACGCCGGCCGCAGCGCCGTGGAAATGCGGGAGCGCGTCGCCTTCATGCTATTCCCCGCCTTCGCCCCGGAATTTTTCAATTTCCTTGGCTCTGCTGGAATCGGCGCTCGCCGCGTTATTGCCCGAGGCGCCGTATTCGCGGGCGAACACCTCGTCCAAATCGTGGACCGCCTGGTTGACGATGAACTCGAGGAGCGAAGACATCTCGCGCACGACATTGTCGGGCGAGTATTGATAGACGCGTTTCCTGTTGTCAAAAACGCGGGAATACAAAACGCGTCCGTCGCTCATCCTGGAAAGCGTGAGGCGCAGGGCAAGGTGCGCAAACCACAATTGGTCGCTGTCGTATTCCTCGATCGCCTCGATGTTCCCGGAAAGTTCGTAATCGGCCTTGAAGCCCTCGTCGAACCGCCGGATGATGTGACTGACGAGGTTGATGGCGTTGAGGTGCTTCTGCACAAGGTCGGTGATCATACGGTTGGGTTTAACCGCCCATATTTTATAAAAGTAGTAGCGCAGCTCGAACGGACTTTGCCGGTACACGATCTGCGGCCGGTTGTAGGCGTCTTCGATGCTGAATTCCTTGAGCCGCAGCGTGAACGGGTACGGTGAGGCAAGGAGCCTGCCCGTCAGTACCGAGGGCACGTAATTGAGGACGTAATATTGCTTAACGGGAATGGTGCCGCAGCAGGCGATGACGG is a window of Chitinivibrionales bacterium DNA encoding:
- a CDS encoding ABC-type transport auxiliary lipoprotein family protein; the encoded protein is MKYSHARVLWSIAVLLAVIACCGTIPVKQYYVLNYVPSVLTGRLLASPYPFTLRLKEFSIEDAYNRPQIVYRQSPFELRYYFYKIWAVKPNRMITDLVQKHLNAINLVSHIIRRFDEGFKADYELSGNIEAIEEYDSDQLWFAHLALRLTLSRMSDGRVLYSRVFDNRKRVYQYSPDNVVREMSSLLEFIVNQAVHDLDEVFAREYGASGNNAASADSSRAKEIEKFRGEGGE